The window CGCCGATGCCACTTTCTCCAGACCAATATGCGCACGTTTCGCGGGATATCACGGCAGAACGGCATCAGCCTTGAGCGGCCGTTATCGACCGATACCATGTATGCGGCCTACGCACCCGAGCGCGCCCAGGCGATATGGGTAAACTGGGTTACGTTGGCGCTGGTGAGGGATCCAGACCGCGCATCGCTGCTCGCAGCGCATCGAGCGTGGAACATGATAGAGCGCGCAAGAGTGGCGCGATAATTTCGATACTAAGCTCATAGCGGAAGCGCTACTCAAAAATCTCCAGCGCGGTCTCGTTCCATCAGTGATAGTCAAACACCGGATGCCCCACTGTACTGGCTGCTTCCCACCCAATGTTCGCCAACAGGTTCAGGTTTTGGCAGGTGAACACATATCTGACCTCTTCTGGGTCGGACTCAGTATCCCTGTGCTTGGCTCTCGTGAGCCATTTGCTGCGCGGAGACTGGCCGCGCTCAAGGCGTGACAGCGTTCCAATAGAAATGCCTATCTCACGAGAGAGTTCGCGCAGCGTTAGGTCCAGCTCTTTCCGCCCTGCCCGTAGGGCTTGGGCCAAATCCTGCTGCGTATCACTAATCGATGACAGCGTGGGCCAACCACTTCCTGCCTTCTCTGCGAGATCTGACCATTCCAGGTTCAGCGCCCCCATAATCTTGTACAGAGTGGCATAAGTCGGCAACCGGCGGCCAGACTCGATGCGCGAAATAGTTTCCTGAGGCACCTCGGCAAGCTCTGCCAACTCTTTTTGGGTCAGCTTCACACCATCATTATCCCGGCGCTTCTCCCGAATGATCTGACCAATATCATCTTTGAGAGGTCCGTAGCCGCTCGGAAGTAGGGTTTTTCTGGGTTTCACAATTAATTTACCGCTAGAATATGACGTTGTTCCGTAGCGGACAACGTCGAAATCTACAAGCTGGTCCATGAAAGCCACAAAAACCAGTTCGCCGGCCAACCGCACAGCGCGTAAGCCAGATTTTAACCCAGGTGCCCAGCAGAGTCAGTTCTATACCGAGCCCGGTGTCAAGAAGGATTTCTTTAAGACGATAGGTGGCCGTACCGATTTCGATAACCTTCCGCATGTCGAACCCAGCACTGGCAGCGTCTCCGCAAACCACTGCCATCGTAGCTCGCCTTGCGCACACCTTGAAGACGATAATGGCGTCGCCATGCAGAACTCGCCACCCAGTGAGGCAGCTCGGACGGATTCAAAGCTGTCGGATACCCATCCTCTATGTCGGAGCCTGCGCGAGGCGAGGGAAGCGGCAGAACTCTCCGAGGCGTCCTTGGGAATTCGGGTTGGGCTTACCTGTCAGACCATTAAGCGTCTGGAAAGAGGTCTTGGGTCGATCGGAAACCTGATAACGGTAATGGGTGAGCTGAAAGTGCAAATTGCCGATATCGGACCCGGCAAAACGCTGCCTGAAAAATTGCAGAAGCGCCGTATAAAGCTGTTTCTAACACCACACAAATTATCGACGGAGGCAGGTATATCGCCCGAAGCGATCCGGAACGTCGAATCCGGGAATGGCACTCTTGGCAGCCTTTTTACACTTCTTTCGGTTCTCGCGCCGAAAGCCAAGCTGACAACGCCTAAGCGTCCAGCGGTGGACCCGGTAGATAAAGCGGATCCAGACAGCCGCTTCACACCGCCGGAGTTCATGGACGCAATTTATGATGCCTTCGGACAAATCGACCTCGATCCATGCGCCAACGACCTGAGCACCGTTAAAGCCTGCCGCCGTATCCTGCTATCCGAAGGAGGTGACGGATTGGCAGCCTGCTGGAACGGGCGGTTCGTTTTCGTGAACCCTCCGTTTTCCGCAATCGTGGCTTGGTTGGAATACGCGCATGCACAGTGGCGGGCAGGCCATGCCGAAACTATAGCTTGCCTGGTGCCGATCAGAACCGATCATCGGTTCTTTCACGACACGCTCAGGCACCAAGCGGATATCTTCATCGTCAGAGGACGAGTGGGCTTCGAAACCCCCAGCGGCAAGAAGCAGAGTAATTTTCAGCCGCTTGTGCTCGTCGTTTTTGGTGCAACGGAACGGCAAAAGGCGCGCTACCAGAAGGCAGCGGACGGTTTTTGGATCGACCGAGTTGCGGACACATCGAAGTAACGCAAATGCAAATAAGCCAAGGTTATCTGGCGCAGATTCGAAGTCTGTCAGGGAAACCCTTCCTGTGCGGCAAAAGAGACACTTAGATGGACTTATAGGAAATTTAACTGATCGGATTACGGTTTATCAGACGACTAGTTTCGAAGTTGCGAAAAATATTCGTAAAAACTCCGAAGGATTACACGCGCGACGAGATTGACACTCTGATTAGAAACTACGTCAATTCATTTGACGAAAGGAAAGCTAACCCCGCGATGGAAAACGAGCCCGAGTGGGACCACGCATTATCCGAGGCTTCGGAAGCGCCCAAGCCTTCTGAGTTGCAGAGATTTGATTAATGTATTTGCTTAATGATCAATATTCAGCAATCGCAATAATATTAAGACAGTTGAGGGGGCGATATTTCGGATAATGCCCTCTAAATGATCAGCAATCGACATTCGTTATTTTGCGATATCCATATTCAGCATTTTATGCATAGCGAGGCGAGAACGTTTGTGAGGTTTGTTCGGCAGATAAGTTAAGCTTGCGTACCACTCTATCGATACAGCTGCAACGTTCGATACTATCGTGATAATCCTCTGCAGCGCTTCAGGTTGACGAGGCAGGCGGAATTTTAGTAGCTGCCAAACAAAGGTTCAGCTGCGCTAACTCAGTCGTAAGACCGAACGCTGGATCACCAATTCTTATTCCAGTCCGAGAGATCACTGGGATGTCGCGCGTCAGCATTGCGCCCCATATCGGCCATTCGCAATGCCGTTGCCTGTAGCTAAAAGCGGTCATTCTGAAAGATCGAAGCGATTATCGACGTGGATGCAGGTAATCGGCGCCTTGATCTCTTTCCGAGCCAGCTAACAAAGTCCCCATTCATCGCTTCATCGATATCGGGAATTTATGTAAGAAACGTATGAAGCGGCCTTATCGGTCGTGAATGCACCAGCACACCATGAAATCCATGCGGAGGCCAGCGTCGTCACAACAACCGTAGCCAAGATGATCGCACTGTCGTTCTGTTAGGATTCAATCCCGAGGCCCGCCTAGGCCATCAGCAGCAGGATAGCCCAATCCCGCGGTAAACGGATAGCTTAAGCGCCGATAACCATAATCACGGCGATCAGACCCGCTGCCACAAACGGCCCTGCCGTCAGATCCATCGCAGCAGCCACCTGTGTCATGTTGAGTCCGGTCACAACTAGCGCCCACGTCCCGAACAGAGCGATTGGTGCACAGTCATACCAAGCGACCGGCGCCGTCTTTGCTGTCAGCTCCCGATAGGCCAGAGCCAAACACACGAACTAGGTCAAAACGACAATCAGCCCCCAACCGATCGGAGCAAACGGCGTCGCTGCGTTGGCGACTAACGCACCGGCGTAATACAGTGCAAAGCGGTCCAGTACTCCGTTATTACGCTCTTTCGGGCGCGCCTGAAAAACAGCAAACGCGAGACAACTCAGAAAGATCGGTGCCCAAACGGCGAAGGTAAAGGGAGCCGGGGTGAAATCCGACTGGTCCAGATAATAAACTGTCTGGATATCCCCGCGCGCCTTGCCTTCCGTGAAGGAGCCGGTCCCGATGGCGAGGTTGGTAAACAACATCACGCCAGTCAGCACGGCGATAGTTATTTGCCGGGCCAGGCCATAAAAAAAGGGTTAGCGATGTTTGACAGATTGCATGAGCCGTTACCTTTCTTCTGATGTTGCGCTTTAGTCTTTGTAGCCGTCGTCCAGACGATCCATTCGGCGCCGCAGCATCGGCCAGATAAGCTGCCGGCTGACGAATTCAGCCACGCCGCGATTTTGCTCTTGCACCATATCGGCCGTTCCTTCAGGTACCTGTAGGATCTCTACGCTCCCGATGCTCAAGGTGCGAACCTGCACGGAGCATGCGCGCTCTAGAAAATACACGCGCAGGAACGCGTCGCCGACCTCCTCGCTGACGATAAGCGTACCATGATTGCGCAGCAGCATGGCGTTTTTCATACCTAGATCTACGAAGGTGTTACTCCCGTTCATCATGGTCGAGAGCCACACCTTCGTAGTCGTGATAGGCGAAATCGCCGACCACCCCGAGCGCGGTTTGATTCAGCGGCAGCAGGCCATTGGCCATCGCGCTGACCGCTTGCCCGTCGAGCGTGTACAGGTGCATCACGCAGCGCGCATCATCGCGCGCCAAGTGGATGGTGAAACCGGCCGGATTCACAATCGCCTGCGGATCGTCGACCGGCTTGCCCTCCATGTCGACCTTGATCAGGCTGGATGCGGTGATTTCCTCGAACCCGCGGCCATACGGGTTGAGCAGGAAGCGGTGTTCCGGCCCGGACACGCGCGCGGACAGATGCGTGAAGATGAGATCGTTCCACCCCATACTGGCGACAAGACGATAAGCGCAGAACAAATCTTCGCGAATTGCGCGCTCTGCTTGCGCGCGGCTGTCCGTTTCTTGGTTCATTGCGGATGCCATGCCTAGCGCTCCTCTCCTGCCGCGTCCTCAGCTTCGCCGCGAATGGTCTCGCTGGTTTCATGCTTGCCACCATGGGCCCAGCCGGGCGGCTTCAAGAAATACTTCAGCTTGTCCTGCCACCGGTTGGCGCGTCCCATCTGAGCAAAGAGCCACTGGAACCCGCCGGTCTGGATATCCTACAGCCGCATGCTCTCTATCGGTTTGACGAGGCCAAAGCGCGGATATTCCTCCTCGCGCTTATACGTCCCAGCAAATTGTCCCACAGGATGAGAACCTGGCCGTAATCCCGGTCGAGATACTTCGCATCCGCTCCCTGATGAACACGATGATTGCTGGGCGTGGCCAGCACGAGGGCCATTAGATCATCAGCTTGAATGCGGATAGCGCCTGTCGATCTAGCGAAACCGAAGCCGACAGCCCGCTCTCGACTCACAAGCAGCGACATCCTGAGCGTTACCTTCACGACCAAGCATGGCTGAGGAGGAAATCAATGTGATACTCACGATTTTAGACAGCTTCGCAGCATCGTCCGGCTTGGAACGCTGGCAAGAATGTTGGAACGAAGCGTTCACTGACACAGAAGCAGATGTGGGCGATCCGCTTCCACCTCGATCGCGAAGGACGATTGAGGGACAAGACCCCTTTCGATCTCGCAATCGACAGCAAGCTACGCGGATGCAATCTGGTGAAGATCAATATCGGCGACGTGGTTGCAGGTGCCGAAATCCGCAATCGAGCAACCGCCATCCAGCAGAAGACCAAAAAGCCGGTGCAGTTCGGAATCGCCGCTGACGTGC of the Alteripontixanthobacter maritimus genome contains:
- a CDS encoding class II aldolase/adducin family protein, translated to MKNAMLLRNHGTLIVSEEVGDAFLRVYFLERACSVQVRTLSIGSVEILQVPEGTADMVQEQNRGVAEFVSRQLIWPMLRRRMDRLDDGYKD
- a CDS encoding DNA N-6-adenine-methyltransferase, with translation MKATKTSSPANRTARKPDFNPGAQQSQFYTEPGVKKDFFKTIGGRTDFDNLPHVEPSTGSVSANHCHRSSPCAHLEDDNGVAMQNSPPSEAARTDSKLSDTHPLCRSLREAREAAELSEASLGIRVGLTCQTIKRLERGLGSIGNLITVMGELKVQIADIGPGKTLPEKLQKRRIKLFLTPHKLSTEAGISPEAIRNVESGNGTLGSLFTLLSVLAPKAKLTTPKRPAVDPVDKADPDSRFTPPEFMDAIYDAFGQIDLDPCANDLSTVKACRRILLSEGGDGLAACWNGRFVFVNPPFSAIVAWLEYAHAQWRAGHAETIACLVPIRTDHRFFHDTLRHQADIFIVRGRVGFETPSGKKQSNFQPLVLVVFGATERQKARYQKAADGFWIDRVADTSK
- a CDS encoding class II aldolase/adducin family protein, yielding MNQETDSRAQAERAIREDLFCAYRLVASMGWNDLIFTHLSARVSGPEHRFLLNPYGRGFEEITASSLIKVDMEGKPVDDPQAIVNPAGFTIHLARDDARCVMHLYTLDGQAVSAMANGLLPLNQTALGVVGDFAYHDYEGVALDHDERE
- a CDS encoding helix-turn-helix domain-containing protein — its product is MAGELVFVAFMDQLVDFDVVRYGTTSYSSGKLIVKPRKTLLPSGYGPLKDDIGQIIREKRRDNDGVKLTQKELAELAEVPQETISRIESGRRLPTYATLYKIMGALNLEWSDLAEKAGSGWPTLSSISDTQQDLAQALRAGRKELDLTLRELSREIGISIGTLSRLERGQSPRSKWLTRAKHRDTESDPEEVRYVFTCQNLNLLANIGWEAASTVGHPVFDYH